One part of the Marmota flaviventris isolate mMarFla1 chromosome 4, mMarFla1.hap1, whole genome shotgun sequence genome encodes these proteins:
- the Spata13 gene encoding spermatogenesis-associated protein 13 isoform X4, with the protein MVARGEIARFWSLESLHMVSSDGGTESSALVDDNGSEEDFSYEELCQANPRYLQPGGEQLAINELISDGSVVCAEALWDHVTMDDQELGFKAGDVIQVLEASNKDWWWGRNEDKEAWFPASFVRLRVNQEELSENSSSTHGEEQEEDTSTSHHKHSENKHQMRTNVIQEIMNTERVYIKHLKDICEGYIRQCRKHTGMFTVAQLATIFGNIEDIYKFQRKFLKDLEKQYNKEEPHLSEIGSCFLQHQEGFAIYSEYCNNHPGACVELSNLMKQGKYRHFFEACRLLQQMIDIALDGFLLTPVQKICKYPLQLAELLKYTTQEHSDYNNIKAAYEAMKNVACLINERKRKLESVDKIARWQVSIVGWEGLDILDRSSELIHSGELTKITKQGKSQQRTFFLFDHQLVSCKKDLLRRDMLYYKGRMDMDEMELVDVEDGRDKDWNLNVRNAFKLVSRTTDEVHLFCAKKQEDKAKWLQACADERRRVQEDQEMGMEISENQKKLAMLNAQKAGQGKSKDYSGCPVAPPHQNLHPLHQRHITVPTSIPQQQVFALAEPKRKPSLFWHTFHKLAPFRK; encoded by the exons ttTCTTCAGATGGAGGTACTGAGTCCTCTGCCTTAGTCGATGACAACGGTAGCGAGGAGGACTTCAGCTATGAAGAACTCTGTCAGGCCAATCCCCGGTATCTACAGCCAGGCGGGGAACAGCTGGCCATTAATGAG CTGATCAGCGATGGCAGCGTGGTCTGCGCAGAAGCTCTCTGGGACCATGTGACCATGGATGACCAGGAACTGGGCTTCAAGGCCGGGGATGTCATCCAGGTCCTGGAAGCCTCAAACAAAGACTGGTGGTGGGGCCGGAACGAGGATAAGGAGGCCTGGTTCCCTGCAAGCTTTGTCAGA CTTCGAGTCAATCAGGAAGAGCTGTCTGAGAATTCTAGTAGTACACATggtgaggagcaggaggaggataCCAGCACAAGCCACCACAAGCACTCTGAGAACAAGCACCAGATGCGGACAAATGTCATCCAGGAGATCATGAACACTGAACGGGTGTACATCAAACACCTCAAGGACATCTGCGAG GGCTATATTCGACAGTGCCGCAAGCACACGGGAATGTTCACTGTTGCACAGCTAGCCACTATTTTTGGAAACATTGAAGACATTTACAAGTTCCAAAGAAAGTTCCTGAAAGACCTTGAGAAACAGTATAACAAAGAGGAACCTCACTTAAGTGAAATAGGATCCTGCTTCCTTCAGCAT CAAGAGGGCTTTGCCATCTATTCCGAGTATTGCAACAACCATCCAGGAGCCTGCGTGGAGCTCTCCAACCTCATGAAGCAGGGCAAGTACAGGCACTTCTTCGAAGCTTGCCGCCTGCTCCAGCAGATGATTGACATCGCCTTGGATGGGTTCCTCCTCACGCCAGTGCAGAAGATCTGCAAATACCCTCTGCAGCTGGCAGAGCTGCTCAAGTACACCACGCAGGAGCACAG TGATTACAACAATATAAAGGCAGCCTATGAGGCCATGAAGAATGTGGCCTGTTTGATCAATGAGCGTAAACGCAAGCTGGAGAGCGTTGACAAGATTGCTCGCTGGCAGGTGTCCATTGTGGGCTGGGAG GGATTGGATATTCTAGACCGAAGCTCAGAATTGATTCATTCGGGGGAATTGACCAAAATCACTAAGCAGGGCAAGAGCCAGCAGCGGACCTTTTTCCTGTTTGACCATCAGTTGGTGTCCTGCAAGAAGGACCTGCTACGCAGGGACATGCTGTACTACAAGGGTCGCATGGACATGGACGAGATGGAGCTTGTGGATGTGGAGGATGGGCGGGACAAGGACTGGAACCTCAACGTGAGAAACGCCTTCAAGCTGGTCAGTAGGACCACAGACGAGGTTCACCTGTTCTGTGCCAAAAAACAGGAAGACAAGGCAAAGTGGCTGCAGGCCTGTGCGGATGAGAGGCGTCGGGTGCAGGAGGACCAGGAGATGG GAATGGAAATttcagaaaatcaaaagaaactaGCCATGTTAAATGCTCAGAAGGCAGGACAAGGAAAGTCAAAAG ACTATAGCGGATGCCCTGTTGCCCCGCCGCACCAGAACCTGCATCCCCTCCACCAGCGCCACATCACCGTGCCTACCAGCATCCCCCAGCAACAGGTGTTTGCCCTGGCAGAACCCAAGAGAAAGCCTTCCCTCTTCTGGCATACCTTCCATAAACTCGCCCCTTTCAGGAAGTGA